The DNA segment GGTAGAAGTACAGCACGACCTTCTGGCCGGCGAAGTCGGCGAGTGAGACGTGCGCGCCGTCCTTGTCGGGCAGCGTGAAGGCGGGGGCCGGGGTGCCGGGCTCGAGGCGGGTCGCGGTCATGAGGTGCTCCTTCGACGTCGGGGCGCGGGGCGCGCGCCTGATCAGTGTATGGATGCCGGCCCGACGTCGGCTGGGCGTCGACCGTGAAGCGTTCCGCCGTCGCGCCGAGCGCGCCACGAGGGTGTCGATCGTGAGCCCTAGCGCGATCGCGACGACGATCGACAGCCCGACGGCGAGCAGGGGCGCGTCGGCCAGCACCGCGCCGACGGCCGCGCCGACGGCGACGTTGTAGACCGCCCAGGCGAGGCCGGCGAGGGCCGACAGGGGCAGGAACCTCCGCAGTGGCAGGCCGCTCGCGCCGGCGGCGAGGTTCACGGCGATGCGCGCGAAGGGCACGTAGCGCGCGGTGAGGACGAGAACGGCGGTGCGTGTGAGGATCGCGCCGCGCGTCCGGTCGAGCGCGTGCCGAACGCGGCCGGTCCGCTGCCAGCGCCAGCGGTCGAGCCCGATCCGGCGGCCGAGCGCGAAGCAGAGCGCATCGCCGCTCACCGCACCGGCGGCGGCGACCACGATGACGGGCAGCAGGGCGGGGGACCCCGTGGCGGCCCACACGGCCCCGAGGGCAACGACGAGGGTCTCGCTCGGCAGCACGACGAGGAAGGCGTCGCCGATGACGAGGGCGAGCAGGGCGGGCAGCAGCCAGCGGGACTCCGCCAGCGCCAGCAGGGTCGCGTCGTCCACGGCAACCGTTGTACGGCGTCGAGTCGAGCGGCGGGGGAATCCCCCGTGAACACTCCGTGTCGCCCCGCGCTTCGCCGTGCATCGGGATGCCCGTCCCCCCGACGCTGTGATCGTGAGAGTCGCCCTGGTCGCAGAGACGTTCCTTCCCCAGATGAACGGCGTGGTCGGGTCGGTGCTACACGCCGTCGCCCACCTGCGCGAGCGGGGCGACGAGGTGCTGATCATCGCCCCCCGCCACGCCGGCGCCCCCGAGTCGGTCTCCGTTTCGGGCGCGCGCGTCGAACGCGTGCCCTCGGCGGCGCTGCCCGGCTACCGCGACCTGCGCCTCGGTCTCGCGAGCGTGCCGCGGATGACCGCGGTGCTGCGCGACTTCGCCCCCGACGTCGTGCACCTCGCCTCGCCGTTCCTGCTCGGCTGGCAGGCGCTGCGCGCTGCCGAGCAGTGCGATCTGCCGGTGGTCGCCGTCTACCAGACCGATGTGCCGTCGTACGCCGAGCGCTACGGGGTGCCGGGTCTCGCGACCGCCTTCACCCGGCACGTCGTGCGGCTGCACGAGCGGGCGAGCATCACGCTCGCGCCGTCGAGCGCGGCGATCGACTGGCTGCGCGATCAGGGGGTGCCGCGCGTGCGCCTCTGGGGGCGCGGCGTCGACGGCACGCGCTTCCACCCGCTGCGCCGCAGCGAGCCCTGGCGGCGTGCGCTGGCCCCCGGCGGGGAGCTTCTGATCGGCTACGTCGGGCGGCTCGCGCCGGAGAAGCAGGTGCGCGACCTCGCGGCCATTGCGAGCATCCCGGGTACCCGTCTGGTGATCATCGGCGACGGCCCGGAGCGCGCCGCCCTCGAGCAGCTGCTGCCGGGGGCTGCCTTCCTCGGATTCCTGCAGGGGGAGGAGCTGGCGCGTGCTGTCGCCAGCCTCGACGTGTTCGTGCATCCCGGCGAGCACGAGACCTTCTGCCAGACCGTGCAGGAGGCGCTTGCGAGCGGGGTTCCGGTGGTGGCGACCGGGCGCGGCGGCCCGGTCGACCTGGTCGACAGCAGCCGCACCGGCTGGCTGTACCGGCCCGGAGACCTCGTCGACCTGCGGGATCGCGTGCTGGACCTCGTCGGGGACGACCGCAAACGGGCCGCGTTCGCGCTGGCCGCGCGCGACGCGGTGGCCCACCGGACCTGGCACAGCCTCGGGGAGCAGCTGCGGCAGCACCACGCCGACGCGCGCCGCGAGCACGGCCGGCGACCGGCCCCGGCTCCCGGTTTGGCCAAAGGGGATCCTGCCGCGTAGTATGGGCGACTGGTCGCTCTCCGAGAGACCGAGCACCTCTAGCTCAATTGGCAGAGCAACTGACTCTTAATCAGTGGGTTCCGGGTTCGAGTCCCGGGGGGTGTACGAACGGCCCCGTTGCTCTCGCCAGCGCGGGGCCTTTCGCTTTCCGCCGGCGGCCCGCGCGTGCTGCGCGGCTGCGCGGGCGGGTGTCCGACGGCGGGCCCCCCGGTGCACCAGAATCGAGCCATGCAGCTCGAGATCTGGCTCGTCTTCGCCCTCGCCGCACTCGGGCTGTCGCTGACGCCGGGGCCGAACGGGCTGCTCGCGCTGACCCATGGCGCGATCTACGGGGTGCGGCGCACGGTGTTCACGGTGCTGGGCGGCGCGGTCGGGTTCGCGGTCGTCATCGCCGTGTCGATGTTCGGCATCGGGGCGCTGCTGACGGCGGTGCCCGAGGTGCTCACCGTGCTCAAGTGGGTGGGTGGTGCCTACCTGGTGTTCCTCGGCATCCAGGTCTGGCGGGCGCCGGCGATCACGGTGGCGACCGACGGAGACCGGCCGACGGCGTCGTCGTGGTCGCTCTGGCAGCAGGGCTTCCTCGCCGCGGTCACCAACCCCAAGGGCATCCTGTTCTTCGTCGCCTTCCTGCCCCAGTTCATCGACCCGGCCGGCGACCTCGCCGTGCAGTTCGCCGCCATGGCGGGCACCTTCATCGCAATCGAGATCGTCTTCGAGTTGACGGTCGCCGCGCTGTCGCAGACGCTGCAGCCCTTGCTCGCCCGCGCCGGACGCTGGTTCAACCGCGTGACGGGCGGATTCTTCGTGCTGATCGGCGTGCTGCTGCCCTGGCAGGTGTGAGCGCTCAGCGCCGGGCGAGCCACAGGCCCGGCCCCTAACGATTCGCGAGCCGCAGCCAGGTCTCGACGACCGTGTCGGGGTTGAGCGACATCGAGCCGATGCCCCGGTCGACGAGCCACTCGGCGAGGTCGGGGTGGTCGCTCGGGCCCTGGCCGCAGATGCCGATGTACTTGCCGGCCGCCTGGCAGGCGTCGATCGCCATGCCGAGCAGCGTCAGCACGGCAGGGTCGCGCTCGTCGAACGAGCCGGCGACGAGGGCCGAGTCGCGGTCGACGCCGAGGGTCAGCTGCGTGAGGTCGTTCGAGCCGATCGAGAAGCCGTCCACGTGCTCGAGGAAGGCCGCGGCCGAGATCGCGTTCGACGGGATCTCGCACATCATGATGATGCGCAACCCGTTCTCGCCGCGCTTCAGCCCGTTGTCGGCGAGCACCTGGATGACCGCCTCCAGCTCGCCGACGGTGCGCACGAACGGCACCATCAGCTCGAGGTTGGTCAGCCCCATGTCGTCGCGCACCCGCTTCATCGCCGCGCACTCGAGGGCGAAGGCCTCGGCGAAGTCCTCGGAGACGTACCGCGACGCGCCACGGTAGCCGAGCATTGGGTTCTCCTCGCGCGGCTCGTACCGGTCGCCGCCGACGAGGTTGGCGTACTCGT comes from the Microcella frigidaquae genome and includes:
- a CDS encoding glycosyltransferase translates to MRVALVAETFLPQMNGVVGSVLHAVAHLRERGDEVLIIAPRHAGAPESVSVSGARVERVPSAALPGYRDLRLGLASVPRMTAVLRDFAPDVVHLASPFLLGWQALRAAEQCDLPVVAVYQTDVPSYAERYGVPGLATAFTRHVVRLHERASITLAPSSAAIDWLRDQGVPRVRLWGRGVDGTRFHPLRRSEPWRRALAPGGELLIGYVGRLAPEKQVRDLAAIASIPGTRLVIIGDGPERAALEQLLPGAAFLGFLQGEELARAVASLDVFVHPGEHETFCQTVQEALASGVPVVATGRGGPVDLVDSSRTGWLYRPGDLVDLRDRVLDLVGDDRKRAAFALAARDAVAHRTWHSLGEQLRQHHADARREHGRRPAPAPGLAKGDPAA
- a CDS encoding LysE family translocator — its product is MQLEIWLVFALAALGLSLTPGPNGLLALTHGAIYGVRRTVFTVLGGAVGFAVVIAVSMFGIGALLTAVPEVLTVLKWVGGAYLVFLGIQVWRAPAITVATDGDRPTASSWSLWQQGFLAAVTNPKGILFFVAFLPQFIDPAGDLAVQFAAMAGTFIAIEIVFELTVAALSQTLQPLLARAGRWFNRVTGGFFVLIGVLLPWQV